A single region of the Brassica rapa cultivar Chiifu-401-42 chromosome A03, CAAS_Brap_v3.01, whole genome shotgun sequence genome encodes:
- the LOC103838679 gene encoding LOW QUALITY PROTEIN: calcium-dependent protein kinase 19 (The sequence of the model RefSeq protein was modified relative to this genomic sequence to represent the inferred CDS: inserted 1 base in 1 codon) has protein sequence MACLCINFKKKPKKPIPVSNGQENTEFESGESTKKQPLRQRQTAPRANIQIVVQPHKLPLPVPISHPQEQQKLMHQPEPISGKPFEDVKETYSLGRELGRGXFGITYLCTEISSGKNFACKSILKRKLIRTQDREDVRREIQIMQYLSGQPNIVEIKGAYEDRQSVHLVMELCEGGELFDKISKRGHYSEKAAAEIIRCVVKVVEICHFMGVIHRDLKPENFLLSGKDEASAMLKATDFGVSVFIEEGKVYKDIVGSAYYVAPEVLKRNYGKEIDIWSAGVILYILLCGTPPFWAETDKGIFEEILRGEIDFEFKPWPSISESAKDLVMNMLKSDPKSRYTASQVLEHPWIREGGEASDKPIDSAILSRMKQLQAMNKLKKLALKFIAQNLKEEELKGLRTMFENMDTDKSGTITYDELKTGLEKLGSRLTETKVKQILEDADVDGNGTIDYIEFISATMNRYRVEREEDLFKAFQHFDKDNSGFITRQELEMAMKEYNMGDDAMIMEIISDVDADNDGSINYQEFCNMMKSCSQSHQTKLVQ, from the exons ATGGCATGTCTCTGCATCAATTTTAAAAAGAAGCCCAAGAAACCAATACCAGTCAGCAATGGTCAAGAAAACACAGAGTTCGAGAGCGGAGAATCAACTAAAAAACAACCCCTTCGTCAAAGACAAACTGCTCCTAGAGCCAATATCCAGATCGTGGTGCAGCCTCATAAACTCCCACTTCCAGTTCCGATTTCTCACCCTCAAGAACAACAAAAGCTAATGCACCAACCAGAACCGATCTCAGGAAAACCATTTGAAGACGTTAAGGAGACGTACAGTCTTGGTCGCGAATTGGGTCGTG CATTCGGTATTACGTATCTATGTACAGAGATCTCATCAGGCAAGAACTTCGCTTGTAAATCCATCTTAAAGAGAAAACTCATCAGAACTCAG GACAGAGAAGATGTAAGAAGAGAGATACAGATAATGCAGTATTTATCAGGGCAACCAAATATTGTGGAGATCAAAGGAGCTTATGAAGACAGACAAAGTGTGCATCTTGTTATGGAGCTTTGTGAAGGCGGTGAGCTCTTTGATAAGATTAGTAAAAGAGGACATTACTCAGAGAAAGCAGCCGCAGAGATCATAAGATGTGTGGTTAAAGTTGTAGAGATTTGCCATTTCATGGGTGTGATTCATCGCGATCTTAAACCCGAAAACTTCTTGTTATCTGGTAAAGATGAAGCTTCTGCAATGCTTAAGGCTACCGATTTTGGTGTTTCGGTGTTCATCGAAGAAG GGAAAGTGTACAAAGATATTGTAGGAAGTGCATATTATGTTGCACCAGAGGTTCTGAAGAGAAACTATGGCAAAGAAATTGATATTTGGAGCGCTGGAGTTATTCTCTACATACTTCTATGTGGAACTCCTCCGTTTTGGGCCG AGACTGATAAGGGGATATTTGAGGAGATCTTGAGAGGAGAGATTGATTTTGAGTTCAAACCGTGGCCGTCAATCTCTGAGAGTGCTAAAGATTTGGTGATGAACATGTTAAAGAGTGATCCCAAGAGTCGGTATACTGCTTCTCAAGTCCTAG AACATCCATGGATACGAGAAGGTGGAGAAGCTTCTGATAAACCGATTGATAGTGCCATTTTGTCGCGGATGAAGCAACTTCAAGCTATGAACAAGCTTAAGAAGCTTGCATTGAAA TTTATTGCACAAAATCTCAAAGAAGAGGAACTAAAGGGTCTCAGGACGATGTTTGAAAACATGGACACAGATAAAAGCGGTACAATCACGtacgatgaactgaaaactgGACTAGAAAAACTTGGTTCGAGGTTAACTGAAACCAAAGTTAAGCAGATCTTGGAAGAT GCTGATGTCGATGGAAATGGTACAATTGATTACATTGAGTTCATCTCAGCTACAATGAACCGGTACAGAGTTGAAAGGGAGGAGGATCTGTTTAAAGCTTTTCAACACTTCGATAAAGATAATAGTGG ATTTATTACAAGACAAGAATTAGAAATGGCTATGAAGGAATATAATATGGGAGATGATGCCATGATCATGGAGATTATCTCTGATGTTGATGCAGATAAC GATGGAAGTATCAACTATCAAGAGTTTTGCAATATGATGAAGAGCTGCTCACAATCACATCAGACTAAATTGGTTCAATAA